From the Psychrobacillus sp. FSL K6-4046 genome, one window contains:
- the rarD gene encoding EamA family transporter RarD, whose amino-acid sequence MNAEEKQGIIVVVLAYAWWGFMPIYWKLLDHVASGEILSGRVIWSFVFTLMLVLIGRKFSVLREDLKNLWKDKKSFWSLVLASYLVTGNWFLYIFAVNEGYIVQASLGYYINPLLSVLLGIIFLKEKLSLAQKISVLIAATGVVLLTISYGVVPWIAMLLASTFAFYGLIKKRITIDPLRGLTIETLFVLPVALAYFSYLVVSDQAVFFSSSFTTTILLVLTGVATAVPLVLFAKGTKTMPLYMSGFIQYIAPTLMLLIGIFVYGEKFSKIEFISFSFIWAALLLFTFSKIIELRRKKMLIV is encoded by the coding sequence AGAAAAGCAAGGAATTATTGTAGTTGTGTTGGCATATGCTTGGTGGGGGTTCATGCCCATCTATTGGAAGCTCCTCGATCATGTTGCTAGCGGTGAAATATTATCTGGACGAGTAATATGGTCATTTGTCTTTACGCTAATGTTAGTACTAATAGGTCGAAAATTTTCTGTTTTAAGAGAAGACCTAAAAAATTTATGGAAGGACAAAAAGTCATTTTGGAGTCTTGTTTTAGCCTCTTATTTAGTGACAGGTAACTGGTTTTTATACATATTTGCAGTAAATGAAGGTTATATCGTACAAGCAAGCCTCGGGTATTATATCAACCCATTACTATCGGTTCTACTTGGCATAATCTTTTTGAAGGAAAAGCTTTCTTTGGCACAAAAGATTTCCGTTCTAATAGCCGCTACAGGGGTAGTCTTACTAACAATCTCCTACGGAGTGGTTCCATGGATTGCCATGTTATTAGCAAGCACCTTTGCATTTTATGGGTTGATCAAGAAAAGAATCACAATCGATCCTTTAAGAGGGCTGACAATTGAGACATTATTTGTGCTCCCTGTTGCATTAGCTTACTTTAGCTACCTGGTTGTATCAGATCAAGCAGTATTCTTCTCAAGTAGTTTCACGACAACCATACTCCTTGTACTTACTGGAGTCGCTACTGCCGTACCGCTTGTGCTTTTTGCAAAGGGAACAAAAACGATGCCTCTATATATGTCAGGTTTTATTCAATATATAGCACCAACACTAATGTTATTAATAGGTATCTTTGTTTACGGTGAGAAATTTAGCAAAATAGAGTTTATTTCATTTTCATTCATATGGGCTGCTCTATTACTATTTACTTTTTCAAAAATAATCGAATTAAGAAGAAAGAAAATGTTAATAGTATAA